The following coding sequences lie in one Rickettsia hoogstraalii genomic window:
- a CDS encoding ABC transporter substrate-binding protein yields MKFLKIFLLSFLLVSCEKKETEKTLIVGTAADNPPYEFIQDGEIVGIDIDIIKAISERLNKKVIIKNFDFNGLLAALVSENIDVAVAELSVTPERSEYISFSDNYATARFAIIYRTGDNIQNSKDLENKIVGVQLGSVLEKKAQDLSQTMNIKVHSLANHLMLVEELKARVIDAIISEEFQGKKLKENNSNLESSTLEEFSSDFAIGMSKNSGLINEINEAIDSLKKDGTINKIMKKWLGQ; encoded by the coding sequence ATGAAATTTCTAAAAATATTTTTACTATCTTTCTTACTAGTTTCTTGTGAAAAAAAAGAAACGGAAAAAACTTTAATAGTCGGTACTGCCGCAGATAATCCTCCTTATGAATTCATCCAAGACGGAGAGATTGTTGGGATTGATATTGATATTATAAAAGCAATAAGTGAACGTCTAAATAAAAAAGTTATCATAAAAAACTTCGACTTTAACGGTTTACTTGCAGCTTTAGTTAGTGAAAATATTGATGTTGCGGTGGCGGAGCTTTCCGTAACACCGGAGCGTTCCGAATATATCAGCTTTTCCGATAATTACGCTACTGCAAGATTTGCCATAATATATAGAACAGGCGATAATATACAAAATAGCAAAGATCTAGAGAATAAAATAGTAGGGGTACAGCTCGGTAGTGTTTTAGAAAAAAAAGCACAAGATCTATCACAGACAATGAATATTAAAGTTCATTCTTTAGCAAATCATTTAATGTTAGTTGAAGAATTAAAAGCCAGAGTCATAGATGCTATTATTTCTGAGGAATTTCAAGGCAAAAAATTAAAAGAAAATAATTCAAATTTAGAAAGCAGTACTTTAGAAGAATTTTCATCAGATTTTGCTATAGGTATGTCTAAAAACTCAGGACTAATTAATGAAATTAATGAGGCAATCGATTCATTAAAAAAAGACGGAACCATTAACAAAATTATGAAAAAATGGCTGGGACAGTAA
- the gatB gene encoding Asp-tRNA(Asn)/Glu-tRNA(Gln) amidotransferase subunit GatB has product MAYIEGNTGKWEYVIGLEIHAQISSKSKLFSGSSTIFAASPNSQVSYVDAAMPGMLPVLNKHCVHQAIKTGLGLKAKINKYSVFDRKNYFYADLPQGYQISQFYYPIVQNGTMEIPTSTGDLKTIRINRLHLEQDAGKSMHDQSPHYSFIDLNRAGIGLMEIVTEPDISSPDEAAEFVKKLRNLLRYIGSCDGDMEKGSMRCDANISVRRSGEPLGTRCEIKNINSIRNIIKAIEFEAKRQVDLLESGETIIQETRLFNADSGETRTMRLKEEALDYRYFPDPDLLPLVISDELINELKVNLPELPDQKIEKYTKEFGLSKYDAEVIVADESVAEYFEKAANECNPKMLTNWLTSELFGQLNKASIGINECKITPSNFAKLVKLIENDTISGKIAKTVFEIMFETGKAPDKIVEEKGLVQVSDNNVLNTVIDEVIAENPESVEGYKSGKDKLFGFFVGQVMKKTGGKANPTLVNQLLKDKLDS; this is encoded by the coding sequence ATGGCATATATTGAAGGTAATACGGGGAAATGGGAATATGTAATAGGGCTTGAAATCCATGCTCAAATTTCTTCAAAATCTAAGCTTTTTTCAGGAAGTAGTACTATTTTTGCAGCAAGTCCAAATTCGCAGGTTTCCTATGTTGATGCAGCAATGCCCGGAATGTTACCGGTATTAAATAAGCATTGTGTACACCAAGCAATTAAAACAGGGCTTGGGCTTAAAGCTAAAATAAATAAATATTCGGTATTTGATCGTAAAAATTATTTTTATGCCGATCTGCCCCAAGGTTACCAAATCTCGCAATTTTACTATCCTATAGTGCAAAACGGAACTATGGAAATACCGACTAGTACTGGCGATCTTAAAACTATTCGTATTAACCGTTTGCATTTAGAGCAGGATGCAGGTAAGTCTATGCATGATCAATCACCACATTACAGCTTTATCGATTTAAATCGTGCCGGTATTGGACTTATGGAAATTGTGACCGAACCTGATATATCATCACCTGATGAAGCTGCTGAATTTGTAAAAAAGCTGAGAAATTTGCTACGTTATATTGGCAGCTGCGACGGTGATATGGAAAAAGGCTCAATGCGTTGCGATGCTAATATTTCAGTAAGACGTAGCGGCGAACCACTAGGCACAAGATGCGAAATTAAAAATATTAATTCAATTCGTAATATTATTAAAGCAATAGAATTTGAAGCTAAAAGACAAGTAGATTTGCTTGAAAGCGGTGAAACAATAATTCAAGAAACACGCTTATTTAATGCCGATAGCGGCGAAACAAGAACTATGCGTTTAAAAGAAGAAGCACTTGATTATAGATATTTTCCTGATCCTGATTTATTACCGCTTGTTATTTCTGATGAGTTAATAAATGAACTAAAAGTAAACTTACCTGAGCTACCTGATCAAAAGATTGAAAAATATACGAAAGAATTTGGCTTAAGTAAATATGATGCCGAAGTAATAGTAGCCGATGAATCGGTTGCTGAGTATTTTGAGAAAGCAGCAAATGAATGTAACCCCAAAATGCTTACTAATTGGCTAACTAGTGAGTTGTTCGGACAATTAAACAAAGCATCGATAGGAATAAATGAATGTAAAATTACTCCTAGTAACTTTGCAAAACTGGTAAAATTAATAGAAAATGATACTATTTCTGGTAAAATTGCAAAAACCGTTTTTGAAATTATGTTTGAAACCGGTAAAGCACCTGATAAAATAGTAGAGGAAAAAGGACTTGTACAAGTTTCGGATAATAACGTGCTGAACACAGTAATTGACGAGGTAATAGCTGAAAATCCTGAATCAGTAGAGGGTTATAAAAGTGGTAAGGATAAATTATTCGGTTTCTTTGTAGGCCAGGTAATGAAAAAAACCGGCGGTAAGGCTAATCCGACCCTTGTGAATCAGCTTTTAAAGGATAAGCTGGATTCTTGA
- the gatA gene encoding Asp-tRNA(Asn)/Glu-tRNA(Gln) amidotransferase subunit GatA has protein sequence MAELNKLTVADSVKGLKNKDFTSKELVNAHIKQIEKHKNLNAYVTKTFDLALKQAEAADQNYAQNQPRTLEGIPFAAKDLFCTKGIRTTACSNILKNFIPNYESSVTQNIFDKGGVMLGKTNMDEFAMGSANITSCFGNVISPWKANDDNADLVPGGSSGGSAAAVSGFMASAALGSDTGGSVRQPASFTGLVGFKPTYGRCSRYGMVSFASSLDQAGIFTRSVLDSSIMLEAMMGFDEKDSTSIKAEVPELQSAIGSSMKNMKIGVPLSLGEGGIIEPDIMKMWQDTIELLKNAGAEIVDITLPHAKYGVAVYYVIAPAEASSNLSRYDGVRYGLRVERENMTLDEMYEMTRSAGFGEEVKRRIMIGTYVLSSSCMDAYYLKAQKVRRLVANDFNNAFAKVDAILLPAAPTEAFKIGEKQNDPTIMYLNDLFTIPASLAGLPCASVPAGLSVRGLPLGMQIIGKQLDEYNVLKVASTIESGVKHIKFEPKGF, from the coding sequence ATGGCGGAACTAAACAAATTAACAGTAGCAGACAGTGTAAAAGGTCTAAAAAATAAAGATTTTACAAGTAAGGAATTAGTTAATGCACATATTAAACAAATAGAGAAACATAAAAACCTAAATGCTTATGTTACCAAAACTTTTGATTTAGCTTTAAAACAGGCTGAAGCAGCCGATCAAAATTATGCTCAAAATCAGCCGCGAACACTTGAGGGTATCCCGTTTGCCGCTAAAGATCTTTTCTGTACGAAAGGAATTAGAACTACGGCATGTTCTAATATACTGAAAAATTTTATACCTAATTATGAATCAAGCGTTACACAAAATATTTTTGATAAGGGCGGTGTGATGCTCGGCAAAACCAATATGGATGAATTTGCGATGGGTTCAGCAAATATCACTAGTTGTTTTGGAAATGTAATTAGCCCTTGGAAAGCAAATGATGATAATGCTGATTTAGTTCCGGGCGGTTCTTCAGGCGGTTCAGCTGCAGCAGTTAGCGGGTTTATGGCATCTGCTGCTCTTGGTAGCGATACTGGAGGCTCGGTACGTCAACCTGCAAGCTTTACGGGTTTAGTCGGGTTTAAACCGACATATGGTCGTTGCTCAAGATACGGAATGGTATCATTTGCTAGCTCACTTGATCAAGCAGGGATATTTACTAGAAGCGTTTTAGACAGTAGCATTATGCTTGAAGCGATGATGGGGTTTGATGAAAAAGATTCTACTTCGATTAAAGCAGAAGTTCCAGAACTACAATCCGCTATCGGAAGTTCTATGAAAAATATGAAGATAGGTGTACCTCTTAGCCTTGGTGAAGGCGGTATTATTGAACCTGATATTATGAAAATGTGGCAGGATACCATAGAGCTACTTAAAAACGCCGGTGCTGAAATAGTTGATATTACTCTGCCGCATGCTAAATACGGTGTTGCCGTTTATTACGTAATAGCACCGGCTGAAGCTTCTTCAAATTTATCTAGATATGACGGCGTTAGATACGGTCTTCGAGTAGAACGTGAAAATATGACGCTTGACGAAATGTATGAAATGACTAGATCAGCCGGATTTGGGGAGGAAGTAAAACGTCGTATTATGATTGGAACATATGTGCTTTCATCTAGTTGTATGGATGCATATTATCTAAAAGCTCAAAAAGTACGTCGTTTAGTTGCAAACGATTTTAATAATGCTTTTGCAAAAGTTGACGCCATTTTGTTACCCGCAGCACCGACCGAAGCTTTTAAGATCGGTGAAAAACAAAATGATCCGACTATTATGTATTTAAACGATTTATTTACTATTCCTGCAAGTTTAGCCGGTTTACCTTGTGCATCGGTTCCTGCCGGATTATCGGTACGAGGCTTACCTCTTGGGATGCAGATTATAGGTAAACAATTAGACGAATATAATGTTTTGAAAGTAGCATCGACAATTGAGTCAGGTGTAAAACATATTAAATTTGAGCCAAAGGGTTTTTAA
- the gatC gene encoding Asp-tRNA(Asn)/Glu-tRNA(Gln) amidotransferase subunit GatC, which yields MITKEEAQKIAKLARLKFEEDTVEKFSAQLSTIMNMIDILNEIDCKDIEPLTSVSNMNARMREDTVTSSDLSNKLFDNVSGNSAQLAKEVKYFITPKVVE from the coding sequence ATGATTACAAAAGAAGAAGCACAGAAAATAGCAAAATTAGCTAGATTAAAATTTGAAGAAGATACTGTAGAAAAATTTTCTGCTCAGCTTAGTACTATTATGAATATGATTGATATTTTAAATGAAATAGATTGCAAAGATATAGAGCCTTTAACTTCGGTTTCTAATATGAATGCTAGAATGCGAGAGGACACCGTTACGAGTTCTGATTTATCAAATAAATTATTTGATAATGTAAGCGGAAATAGTGCCCAGCTTGCTAAAGAAGTAAAATATTTTATCACTCCAAAGGTTGTTGAATAA
- the frr gene encoding ribosome recycling factor, with amino-acid sequence MDTETLKKNLQEKMDKALKVLDHELKGLRTGRASVNLLDSVTVEAYGSKMPLSQVASLSTPDARTINVQVWDKSMVSSVEKGITIANLGLTPATDGQLIRLPIPALTEERRKELAKLAHKYGEDTKISLRNIRRDGNEELKKLEKDNIIAKDEHHSLSEQVQKLTDDYSSKVDSAIKQKEQEIMTV; translated from the coding sequence ATGGACACAGAAACGTTAAAGAAAAACTTACAAGAAAAGATGGATAAAGCTCTGAAAGTTTTAGATCATGAGCTTAAAGGGCTACGTACCGGTAGAGCTTCGGTTAATTTGCTTGATAGCGTAACCGTGGAAGCTTACGGGAGTAAAATGCCGCTTTCACAAGTTGCTTCTCTATCCACCCCTGATGCACGAACAATTAACGTGCAGGTTTGGGATAAATCTATGGTGTCATCAGTAGAGAAAGGAATTACTATAGCAAATCTTGGCTTAACTCCAGCAACGGACGGTCAATTAATCAGACTACCGATACCAGCTTTAACTGAAGAAAGACGTAAAGAACTGGCAAAGCTTGCTCATAAATACGGTGAGGATACTAAAATTTCATTACGTAATATTAGAAGAGACGGCAATGAAGAACTTAAAAAGCTAGAAAAGGATAATATTATTGCAAAAGATGAGCATCATAGCTTATCTGAACAAGTACAAAAACTAACTGATGATTATAGTAGTAAAGTTGACTCGGCAATAAAACAAAAAGAACAAGAGATAATGACTGTTTGA
- the pyrH gene encoding UMP kinase, giving the protein MVSDINALKYKKVLLKVSGEALMGDKQFGHEYEVIKKIAGDIKEVIDLGVEVAIVVGGGNIYRGINAVLVGMDRASADYIGMLATVINALTLQNVMESLNIYTRVLSAIPMMSVCEPYIRRKAKRHMEKKRVVIFAGGTGNPFCTTDSAAVLRAIEMNCDILLKATQVDGVYDSDPKKNPDAKKYFTISYKDVITNNLQVMDTAAIAVARENKLPIRVFSIKEQGNFARVIQDKGEYTTIEE; this is encoded by the coding sequence ATGGTATCAGATATAAACGCTCTAAAGTATAAAAAAGTTTTGCTTAAAGTTTCAGGAGAAGCTTTAATGGGAGACAAGCAATTTGGACATGAATATGAGGTAATAAAAAAGATTGCCGGCGATATTAAGGAGGTCATTGATTTAGGAGTAGAAGTCGCTATTGTAGTCGGAGGCGGGAATATTTATCGAGGGATCAATGCAGTACTTGTCGGTATGGACCGAGCTTCAGCGGATTATATAGGTATGCTTGCAACGGTGATTAATGCTTTAACATTGCAAAACGTTATGGAAAGCCTCAATATCTATACAAGAGTTCTATCGGCTATTCCTATGATGAGCGTGTGTGAGCCTTATATTCGCCGCAAAGCTAAAAGACATATGGAAAAAAAGCGTGTAGTAATTTTTGCTGGCGGCACGGGTAACCCGTTTTGTACAACCGATAGTGCCGCAGTACTTCGTGCAATCGAAATGAATTGCGATATTTTATTAAAAGCAACTCAGGTTGACGGCGTATATGATTCCGACCCTAAAAAAAATCCTGATGCTAAAAAATATTTCACTATTAGCTATAAAGATGTTATAACTAACAACCTACAAGTCATGGATACGGCAGCTATTGCAGTCGCAAGAGAAAATAAATTACCTATAAGAGTATTTTCGATAAAAGAACAGGGAAATTTTGCTAGAGTAATACAAGATAAAGGCGAATATACGACAATTGAGGAATAA
- a CDS encoding monovalent cation/H+ antiporter subunit E, translating into MLMLTKIKFILYFPWLLLEIWKSAFSVIKIIWQRKIEIEPVFEWIDAEGLEEIGEVIYSNSITLTPGTVTLDINNNMLLVHALNKSSITDLQRGRMIKKIKQILKAT; encoded by the coding sequence ATGTTAATGCTCACTAAAATTAAATTTATATTATATTTTCCTTGGTTATTATTAGAAATATGGAAATCAGCTTTCTCGGTTATCAAAATAATTTGGCAAAGAAAGATAGAGATAGAACCGGTTTTTGAATGGATTGACGCAGAAGGGCTAGAAGAAATCGGTGAAGTAATTTATAGTAACTCGATTACATTAACACCCGGTACGGTAACACTTGATATAAATAATAATATGCTATTAGTACATGCACTCAATAAATCATCGATTACCGACCTACAAAGAGGTAGAATGATTAAAAAAATTAAGCAAATATTAAAAGCAACTTGA
- a CDS encoding DHA2 family efflux MFS transporter permease subunit: MSNDNLQPPALSKKQLFAFFGMVVGMFMSVLDIQIVASSLSVIAAGLAASSDELSWVQTSYLIAEVIIIPITGFLARLLSTRISYFIAALGFTVMSVLCSLATNIESMIIFRALQGFFGGAMIPTVFSTVFIIFPASQRPTVTILIGLVVTVAPTLGPTLGGYITEILSWHFMFLLNVIPGIFVCTVVFLYGDFDKPNYKLLKNFDFLGILLMALTLGLLQYVLEEGNKKGWLEDNLILFLSIAVALGFVLLIIRELTFINPILDLKTFLYKDFTFGCLYSFVMGIGLYGAVYILPLFLFTIAGYDTLQIGATMMVTGGTQFLSAPLAGRMLGLGVDLRLMLIIGLGGFALGCHLNSFLTPDSKFAAFVLPQFVRGLSLMFCFIPTNNIALGNMPKERVGNASGLYNLTRNLGGAVGLAIISTILTNDTKIFMQYLSENISSTSIMALEQLDSYTELLSGKVLNPEKASYLLLANKLNNDAFVIAINNIFNMIGLLFVFIMLLIPFTSNIKLTGNVNAH; the protein is encoded by the coding sequence ATGTCAAATGATAATTTACAACCGCCTGCTCTTTCTAAAAAGCAATTATTTGCTTTTTTTGGTATGGTTGTCGGGATGTTTATGTCGGTACTTGATATTCAGATTGTCGCTAGCTCATTATCTGTAATAGCTGCAGGTCTTGCTGCATCAAGCGATGAGCTTTCTTGGGTTCAAACATCTTACTTAATAGCTGAAGTTATCATTATTCCTATTACCGGCTTTTTAGCAAGGTTACTTTCTACCAGAATTTCTTATTTTATTGCAGCTCTAGGATTTACGGTTATGAGCGTATTATGTTCGCTCGCAACTAATATTGAATCAATGATTATCTTTAGAGCATTACAAGGATTTTTTGGCGGTGCTATGATACCGACGGTATTTAGTACCGTTTTTATAATTTTTCCTGCATCACAACGTCCTACCGTTACTATCTTAATTGGACTTGTCGTAACTGTGGCCCCTACTTTAGGACCTACACTCGGTGGATATATTACGGAGATTTTATCATGGCATTTTATGTTTTTATTAAACGTCATACCCGGTATTTTCGTATGCACGGTAGTATTTTTATATGGGGATTTTGATAAACCAAATTATAAATTACTGAAAAATTTTGATTTTCTCGGTATATTATTAATGGCTTTAACGCTCGGCTTATTACAGTATGTTTTAGAAGAAGGAAACAAAAAAGGGTGGCTTGAGGATAATTTAATACTATTCTTAAGTATTGCAGTAGCTTTAGGTTTTGTTTTATTAATCATTAGAGAACTAACCTTTATTAATCCAATTTTAGATTTAAAAACATTCCTTTATAAAGACTTTACTTTTGGTTGCCTTTATTCGTTCGTTATGGGTATCGGATTATACGGGGCAGTATATATATTACCGCTATTTCTCTTTACTATTGCCGGATATGATACATTACAAATCGGGGCTACTATGATGGTGACGGGCGGAACACAATTTTTATCTGCACCACTTGCCGGTAGGATGCTAGGGCTAGGGGTAGATTTACGCCTGATGCTTATTATAGGGCTTGGAGGGTTTGCTCTCGGATGTCATTTGAATAGTTTTCTAACGCCTGATTCTAAATTTGCTGCATTTGTGCTTCCTCAATTTGTTAGAGGGCTTTCACTAATGTTTTGTTTTATACCGACTAATAATATAGCTCTTGGCAATATGCCAAAAGAAAGAGTAGGTAATGCTAGCGGACTTTATAATCTTACTCGTAATTTAGGAGGAGCAGTAGGGCTTGCAATAATCAGTACTATACTTACTAATGATACTAAAATCTTTATGCAATATTTATCAGAAAATATCTCGTCTACTTCTATAATGGCATTAGAACAGCTAGATTCTTACACTGAATTATTAAGCGGGAAAGTCCTTAATCCTGAAAAAGCATCCTATTTGTTATTAGCAAACAAATTAAATAATGATGCTTTTGTAATTGCAATAAATAATATATTTAATATGATAGGGCTGTTATTTGTATTTATAATGCTACTAATACCTTTTACTTCAAATATCAAATTAACCGGAAATGTTAATGCTCACTAA
- a CDS encoding DUF2674 domain-containing protein: protein MQNPAQKVISFSEHKSDIERIKKSIEEGWAIVKLVPNKDRFIGLLEKISHAEDETIYIPPRKKIMVN from the coding sequence ATGCAAAATCCAGCACAAAAAGTTATATCTTTTTCAGAGCATAAATCTGATATAGAACGCATAAAGAAATCAATAGAAGAAGGGTGGGCAATAGTAAAGCTAGTACCTAATAAAGACCGTTTTATCGGACTTTTAGAAAAGATTTCGCATGCTGAAGATGAAACAATCTATATTCCTCCAAGAAAAAAGATAATGGTTAATTAA
- the bamA gene encoding outer membrane protein assembly factor BamA, with protein sequence MKIRSISKLTILLLTIFYYHISLADSVIRKITIEGNHRVERSTIESYLKLKVGETYNNSKEDEAIKRLYATSLFRNINIHITNEGNLIVNVTETPFISSVVFSGNSKIKTNMLAKEIYTMSGESLSQAKIELDVKKILEIYKRSGRFATTVTPKIENLENNRVKVIFDIAEGPKTGIKYIYFSGNENYSDSELKSIVLTKESRWFRFLESNDTYDPDRVEYDKELLREFYQSVGFADFRVISASAELNNTKEYFTLTYSIEEGEKYSFGNITIDNKLTNTDITPLNKIVNIKQGKVFNMKKVDDIAEKIGEYFTANGYPAVNVYPDIMKNANHTADIKFIIEKADKVYINKINIINNLKTEDHVIRREFKTEEGDIINRSYIEKGERNLRNLDYFEKVAISLAPTKAKDKYDVNVEVDEKSTSSIGFDLGYNTAGGLFGRFSFLERNLVGTGKLLNAGVQVSKNSTSYYGGITEPHFLDRDLSLGVNAFRNYTGRGASVLNTTDQSYKLHSIGVKTSLGYEIKEDLGHEIDYLIKRDILSAPSPSSSIFLNEQMGRFITSAIGHTITYDQTDNKIVPKNGYLVSGTQEFAGVGGDNKYIKHEVDGKYYKSFIHNKLTLKLSTSGGDIAGLGGKIIRISDRFNLGDYSLRGFASGGVGPREKVTNEGLGGERYYTFSTELNFPTPVPEEFNLTGAVFMDLGSVWGVGLNKKQYQTPNGFYNDKSLRASVGFGFIWVTRFAPIRMDWGFPVKKKKYDDTQHFHLRFSTHL encoded by the coding sequence GTGAAAATCAGATCAATTAGTAAGTTAACAATTTTATTATTAACGATTTTTTATTATCATATTTCATTAGCTGACTCTGTAATTCGTAAAATAACTATCGAAGGTAACCATAGGGTTGAGCGTTCTACTATTGAGAGCTATTTAAAGCTTAAGGTAGGAGAAACCTATAATAATTCTAAAGAAGATGAAGCAATAAAACGTTTATATGCCACCTCACTTTTTAGAAATATAAATATACATATAACAAATGAGGGTAATTTAATAGTCAACGTTACTGAAACGCCTTTTATAAGTAGCGTAGTATTTAGCGGTAATTCTAAAATCAAAACTAATATGCTCGCTAAAGAAATTTATACAATGTCTGGCGAATCTCTTAGCCAAGCTAAAATTGAATTAGACGTAAAGAAAATATTAGAAATTTATAAACGTAGCGGACGTTTTGCTACCACGGTAACACCTAAAATCGAGAATTTAGAAAACAACAGAGTTAAGGTTATTTTTGATATAGCAGAAGGACCAAAAACCGGTATTAAATATATTTATTTTAGCGGTAATGAAAATTATAGTGATTCAGAACTTAAATCTATTGTTTTAACTAAAGAATCTCGTTGGTTTCGTTTTTTAGAAAGTAACGATACTTACGATCCTGATAGAGTGGAATATGATAAAGAATTACTGAGAGAGTTTTATCAATCTGTAGGTTTTGCAGATTTTAGAGTAATTTCGGCATCGGCAGAACTCAATAATACTAAAGAATATTTCACCCTTACCTATTCCATTGAAGAGGGAGAAAAATATAGCTTCGGTAATATTACAATAGACAATAAATTAACTAATACAGATATAACACCGCTTAATAAAATTGTTAATATTAAGCAAGGCAAGGTTTTCAATATGAAAAAGGTTGATGATATAGCTGAAAAAATCGGAGAATATTTTACAGCGAACGGTTACCCTGCAGTAAATGTTTATCCAGATATAATGAAAAATGCTAATCATACTGCAGATATTAAATTTATTATTGAGAAAGCTGATAAGGTTTATATTAATAAAATTAATATTATTAATAACCTTAAAACCGAAGACCATGTTATAAGAAGAGAATTTAAAACAGAAGAAGGTGACATAATTAACCGTTCATATATTGAAAAAGGTGAGCGTAACCTTAGAAATTTAGATTATTTTGAGAAAGTAGCAATTAGCTTAGCTCCGACTAAAGCTAAAGATAAATATGATGTTAACGTTGAAGTTGATGAAAAATCTACTTCCTCTATAGGTTTTGATTTAGGATATAATACTGCTGGCGGTTTATTCGGGCGTTTCTCTTTCTTAGAGCGTAATTTAGTCGGTACCGGTAAACTACTTAATGCCGGTGTACAAGTAAGTAAAAACAGTACAAGCTATTACGGCGGTATTACCGAACCGCACTTTTTAGATCGTGATTTATCACTTGGCGTAAATGCTTTTAGAAACTATACCGGACGCGGTGCCAGTGTATTAAATACAACCGATCAAAGCTATAAGTTACACTCTATAGGGGTTAAAACTTCTCTTGGTTATGAAATTAAAGAGGATTTAGGTCACGAAATAGATTATTTAATTAAACGTGATATTTTAAGTGCACCGAGTCCATCAAGCTCAATATTCTTAAATGAGCAGATGGGAAGATTTATTACTTCTGCTATAGGACATACTATTACTTATGATCAAACTGATAACAAAATTGTTCCAAAGAACGGTTATTTAGTAAGCGGCACACAAGAATTTGCCGGCGTTGGAGGTGATAACAAATATATAAAACATGAAGTTGACGGTAAATATTATAAATCTTTCATACATAACAAGCTTACTTTAAAATTATCTACTTCCGGTGGTGATATTGCAGGGCTTGGAGGAAAAATTATTAGAATTTCCGATCGCTTTAATTTAGGTGATTATAGTTTAAGAGGCTTTGCAAGCGGTGGTGTAGGACCTCGCGAAAAGGTCACTAATGAAGGACTTGGCGGTGAGCGATATTACACATTCTCAACAGAGCTTAATTTCCCAACACCTGTACCTGAGGAATTTAATTTAACCGGTGCAGTCTTTATGGATTTAGGAAGCGTATGGGGAGTAGGTCTAAATAAGAAACAATATCAAACTCCAAACGGTTTTTATAACGATAAATCGCTTAGAGCTTCCGTTGGTTTCGGCTTTATTTGGGTAACACGTTTTGCACCGATCAGAATGGATTGGGGTTTCCCGGTTAAGAAGAAGAAATATGACGATACGCAGCATTTCCATTTAAGATTTTCAACGCATTTATAA